AGATTAAAACCAGGTTGCTGATGGATCTTTTGGTGCTCCACAGGAACTCGAAAAGTGATAGACTTCGGATCAACTTCTTTAACTTTCTTCACTTTTTGGTCTTTAATCATGTCTTTTTTGTGCTTTGATCCATCACCTTTTTGCTTCTGATACTCATCTTCATTCATTTTGTGGTCAAGTTCATCATGAACGGTCAACGGTTTGTTCCCAAAACCCTAAAAAGTTCAGAGATAACGTTAAAAGAAAGAGAAtaattaacaagaaaatctagCAAAGACAAAGCCTTTAAAACACGTTCAAATCCCACAGATAACAAGGGATTAAAAGAAATTAGCTGTTCAAAAAAACTTTAACAAGAAAATCAATTTATTCTAAGATTCTCTTAGCAAAAACATAGGATCTTTATATTAGAAATCCACAACCAATCCTTACATTAAAATAATAAAGTGGCAGGTAATTAAACGGGTAACAAGCTGCGCCGCAACTCCTTTTTTAACAAGTTACTAAACTGACCTTGATGGTTGAATGGCTGGGAAGTTTTGCTTTGTCGACGTCCATGGCATGATCGTCAATACTTCTTAGATGTCGACCGCTACATAAACATTCTTGTGAAAAACACAGAAGTAAAACAAGAACACATGATGATGAGATCAGTAACACTCTTGACATCAGTAAATGTGAGAAGATCAATAATATTATGAAGCGAACGAAGAAAAATATTTGTGTATGAGGGTGATACACTGATACGATGAATGGGGTGATACTTGTAATACGATGGAAACTCAAAACATTAAATGCGAAATTGACATCCAGAGAGATATATACTATTTATTCAACGAATTTAAACATCAGAGAAAATGCAATGTATGAAAACGAAAGAATATGTGGATTGACCCCTTTTCTCCTTTTTATGTCTCTCCGTTTTCTTCCTTTTATATCCCACTAGTTAGCTCCAAAATACTTGTGAGGGACCAATTCCTCAAACTTCTCCCAACCAGAACTTAAAGATACAAGACTGGAATGTGTGTATACATGatcatattatatatattatatttatatagttTAGAAATAAAGTTTGGTCAATGCTTGTATTAATTTATCAACATTGATTTATACTATATATAAGTGTAAAAAGTTGAATATGTTTGAAAAGGTGAAGATTGCTGCCCGTTTGAGTTACTTTGCATTAAAATATAGGCCGAAAATAACCTTTTTTTTTAACGGTGAACTTCATATATAAGGTTACCACACTTTTTAAATCAGAGAGCCTCGTATTACCCCACTTTGGTCAGGCTATGTTGTCTTAACTGGGCATACGCTGTCTTCAAAGTTTGGCTTTTTTTGGGAGTCCCCCGGGAAACCATACCGCTAGCTGCCACTTGACAGTCGTTGTGTCACCACAAGAGCAGAACTCTCTAGCGTAACACACGATGGGACGAAAACCCGGTTGGGCTCGGGAATCGAACTAACAACCTCACAGAAGGTCTAGTTCAAATTCTTGATTGCCTATATCCACCTCATAGGACACAGGTGAGAATTGAACTTGAGATTTCATTGGAAAATCCACATCTCCTACCATAAACAGAGGACAAGCCGAAAATAACTTTAATCAATTTTATTAATGTTAAatctatattatattataatgctACATTAAatagggtggagttattgtaaaaaagaccaaaagtgtgagaaaggtaagaaagaatctcagccattataTCTAAATTAAAtgaaaagggtataattgtaaatgcattaacaaattcaaatatgttaatccttgatttaaagatttggagagagaaaatccttgatttaaggacttataaccgtccataatcagagcatgttcatgacatggtgttttaaataaattcataattCAATTCATgatgtttttacaaaataatataacaccattcagtaaacaaaatataacaccattcagtacacaaaataataccattcagtacaagatataacaccattcagtaaacaaaaaataacactATTCAGTAAcgaaaatataacaccattcagtaaacaaaaatataacaccattcagtaacgaaaatataacaccattcagtaacgaaatataacaccattcagtaacgaaatataacaccatttagtaacgaaaaaataacaccattcagtaaataatataacaccattcagtaacgaCATTCGGTAACGAAAAATAACACCATTCGGTAAcgaaaaaaaacaccattcagtaaaagaaaaaaaacaccattcagtaaaagaaaaaaacaccattcattgaaaaaaataacaccattcagtaaagaatataacacctctgtatcatcttctccacttccggcaccaccactgccgtCCGCCGCCGCTGTCGTGTAGGGAGAGAGATCCGCACCACCACTGCCGCACCACCACTGCCGATCCGCACCACCACTGCCGATCCGCACCACCACTGCCGCTCGCCGCCGCTGCCGCTCGCTGCCGCCGCTGTTCGAGCGATTAGAGAGATAGACgaaattgtagagagagagaaacTGTTCGATCGATTGGAGAGAGAGATCGGAATTGTAGGGATTTTGATTTACAGTTTCCTATTTTgaatggatataaagactttattacccctagaattttcaattcagtccaaaaaaataaaacaaattttataatttggtccctattaatctcaaccattagatcaaagatctaatggtgtagattctttcttaccattctcacacttttggtctttttaacAGAATCCTTTACCACATTAAATATAGGCCCAAAAAAActttattaattttattaatgTTAAATGTTAAATCTATATATACTATAATGCATTTGGAAATGTGTTTTAGAGATGacaattttttttagtttaatgcATGATACAACTCTAAAATAAGGATAGATTAGTCTTTTAAACACTAATTACATTTTAATCCCAACATCTTAATTACACTATAATTCTTTCATATTTAACAAGATTAATTAGTAATTACACTTTATTTTCTTAACAAAAACTACCCACACTATTTATAAACTGCAGTAACTTTTcataattgatatatatatatatatatatatatatatatatatatatatatatatatatatatatatatatatatatatattaaattataccataaaacgagaatttaattatcttaaatttgagtatagtattgttatagtttttttaataaaaaatgataTGTGGTGATTAACAGTATTTAAAGATGAGCAATAAGTGAATCGTTAACAAAATCGAATAAAACACAGAAGAAACCGAACTGGAATAAACAAAAAGCTAAATTAACTAAAAACTGGTTGACTGAAAACCAAATTAACCGAAAATTGAATTAACTAAAAATCGGTTATCTGTTTTTTTTTCTACCCTCCTTTGACCAAAATTAAACGAACCAAACTGAACCATTTATATTTTcttatatttctagcttttatgtCTCAAGttcatttatttcatattttatagcTCAATTTCATGTGTGTTTGCAGCTGGCAGCAACCTGCTGTATTCCATTGCCACTCTTCACGAAATCTTGCCGCATTAAATCACAGTTGGCCACCTGGTATGCCACCAATCTTCCTCTAAACACCCATGAGAACACTTGGCACACTCTTATCACTCTTGATCAACTATAAATAGACCTCTAAGTTGCACTAGTTCATCACGCTTCTCACTTTCATTCTTAAAACACTTGTGGAGCTTTCTTCTGCAACTAGGAGCTTTCTTTCTGAAGTTATAGAGTCTTAAAGTTCTAGTAATTGTTCTCCTTTAGTTAATTTCAGTATATTAGTCTAATTCTATCCGAAAGTCAAATAGTTTGACTTTtgtttgactttcgattctgaccacTTTGGTCAACCAAAATTCAGTTAAACCCAACCACGTGATCATCATAACATAGGGTATAGTTCCCTACATTTATATCTTTTAATTCATCACGTTTAAGTGGGTCAGGTGACGAGTCAAATAcatatttctaaaaagtcaaaaaTACCCTTTTAGTGAATATTCAAAGAATGAGGTTCAAGCGTATGTAACATGTATTGTGACTTCAAAACAGTTTGTATAACcctataaaatatattttagcaTGTCAAACTTGTCACAAACCCATTTGACCATCTGAACCCGTATTTACGCGCACGACTAGTTAAAATAGCGTAAACTATATAAACTAAtcgtaacgggtcaaataaattCAAAACCTTCCCAAATCAGAATATTTGGTTAAATAACCCATACCACACGAGACTCCTCACTCGTACGGGTGTAAATCACATTCTATGCGGTTCACGCTTAATTTCACGATACCGAGTATTACTCTAAGTTAACTGGTCAAAGTCAAAAGACTTATAATGAACCGTAAACATTCTAATGGATAATGTTTCCATTCATTCCAAACTATGGAACTCTCCAAAGAATCACATCTAATTTAATAAACTTTGAGTACGGACTGTACTACGAGAACTAGATACACTGTGCATTAAGCTAGTACATGTAACTTGGGATATGGCTTTAGCCACTTGGTTCGGGTATTGCAATATGGGCAAACGCTTTCAAAGAATTTAATAACCCGAGTTTAATCTGATATGCTTGATTAACATTAAAACAATTCGGGGTTAATAGTACCGTGTCCGGGCGTCTCGACTCATTAATTGTAATGGCCATAAATAGCATGTGGTGTAGGTATACACATGACAGACGCAAATATTAAATGGTGTGTACATTGATCATGTACTAGTTATAAGAATTGGTCTCCGAatgtatgacaaacatataaatctggTAACAAGAATCTATCCCAATGACAATCAAATGATTACCAAATGGTTATCATGATTATTAAAtgattttcaaaatgagtcggttaatagTATTTATCAGCGAAAGCtaacatatttttaaagattaaaCTTACAGGTGGCGAACCTCAATAGTAGGCTGGATAAGGTTCGGTCAAAGAGCTTTGGAATTTGCGACTCCATGGCTATAGACATATGATTTCTAAAGTCCTTTTTATTAGATCATACCTTGTGGGATATTTGTGCCGAACACAACGTTATACATTTTAATATAATTTGAAGCTTTTAAATACCTGTACATTTACTCGGTGACTTCCGCTGCAAATTGTGAAATTATTATTCAACCGTCATGCATAAACCCCACCGTCCGGGCTCaccgggaaatcagggtgtgacagaagttcCCACTCGGACATCCAAATTAAATTTGCAATGGGCCTTGCTAACAATATTTCCTCGTATGAGCGCTATGATATAAATGGTATAAGAGTCATTCCAATTGTGTTATGTTTACAATGGTGGGGAAAATATTAAAGAGGATGATATGTCCAAAGGTGCGAATTTTAACACCTTACGTGATACTCATATTGTTCTATCAATCTACAGGAGATATATTGGGTCGTAAGAAATGTAAGGCCTCAAATATCACCAACGTGATTTGGCGCATGGGAAATGGATAAGAAAAGAACTCCACAGTTAAAAGTGATTAAATGAGAGCAATTTGTGATGGTTGACCTCTTCAGGAGGTTCCCACCTGAAAACCAAAAACAAATTCATGAGTTCCTTGTTGTCAAAGTGAACAATATTGATTGGTATAAGTAGTCGGAAGTTACACTCAAACCATTCTCACATCATTGTTTCCTTATTCCTGTTGCAATTGCTATATAAAACACTGCGTGCTCTACTTTGTAAACATGTTAGAGCATTAAGAACTCAACGGAACGCGAGGATTGTAAAGCCAGCCTATCACAActttttctgaataaactgaatATTAATTTGAATATGATTGATATATTGATGTTATAATAGATTATTTAAAAGCTAAGGGGTGTTGGCATACTCAAATTAGAAAATACAGGTGTGAAGTAAAAGAAAACGGAGCTCAACAAGTAGATTTTCAAGCCCACATGCTTGTACAATTATTACAGCCACCATCTACTAATAAGTTTTAATCTCTGTTGTCAAAGACCCAAGGCACATGcgaggcgcataggcctcgcctggaGCCTATGCGGAAGGCGCAAAAAAAAAGAGGGTTTTTTTAAGAAAGGCGCCTATagaggaaaaaaattaaaagatatATTATGCTTTGAAAATTAAGCCAATTTCCACATACAAAATAAAGAAACTATTTTAAAAGCCATTTAATTTtggtgttttaagttttaaaaaaGATGAGTATGGTCTGGTGGTGGTTGATTAGATTGAAAAGGACAAGGAGGCACATCTTTATCCAATGGTTAAAAAGTTGACTTTTCAAATCAGTTGAAACAATGGTTTACAGCTGTGAAAAACTAAGCTTTAAAAAATAACACAAAAAAGAAAGGAGCGCCTGACAGAATTAAGCCCACGTTTTTCTCTCGCTGCGCCTGGTTCCGGGCGCTCGTCTGGACAccgtttttacaaaaaaaaaagccTAGATTTGAGCCTAAGCTACCACCAGGCGCTATAGCCTCGCCTCGCTGCGCCTGAGCGCCTAGGCGCGCCCCCGacgcgcttttgacaacataggttTTACTACTAGCATGAGATATATTGTGGAAGGCCAAAATAATAGTTATCTTAAAAAGCACACAATAAACCAAAAATGGACCAAGGGGTATAAAGAGAACCTCCTAGTCTATGCCTAAATATGTTTCAAGACAAAAGATGGATAATACATATAGCTTCATCTCATCTCATGATCACTAAAGTATAGCCCTCGAGGATTATGCGTTTGAGAGAACTAAATTATGGCTCCCGAGGattatgtatatataaaaaaacatgttTATCCGCATATGACATATACGACAATATGAAACTTAAGTAACGTTTGGGACCGGTAAGACAATGTGTCCATCTCAATGAAGTACAAGAGGCACAAATAAAGAAGAGAACCCTAAGAGCCTAACATATAAATCATGATCAAGGGTGGATCAAGGCTACATGCATTATGGTCAAGTGACCCTAGAGTTTTTATTATATGTAATATATAGTACGGAAAGTCAGTTGACATGTAGGTTTTCATACAATAACCATTATAAACATTTTGTGTGATCAAATAAAAAGGATGATACATGGTTGGAGTGTTTACCACGTCCCTCCTTAATCAAAGGTCGTGGGCCTGAACCTCCCACCCTACTTTTTCACTCTTTTTGTTCCCTTTTCCCTTATTAttcttgtttgttttttttttcttgatttaTTTTTCTAATATAAGGTTGTGCTTTCATTTTTCGACCACAAGTTTGTGGTCATTCATGTCATTTTCTAACATCATCTAGCATAAGTCCATTCAAAATTTGAAACTGATGCATGTTATTGCCTATCGGTCCAACACCACTGCCACCTAATAACCTCCCCGCCAGTCTCTCTCCCACATTGGTTCTCAACTCACCTTCATTGGTTTGTGGTTGAATTGACCACTATCACCACAAGTTTCAGGTTGGTAATTCCATTTCTTTGActactttttctttcttttgtgtTTAGATGATAGATCATTGTTATTATAATTTAATCATGGGCTTCATTTGGGAACAATTCTTTTGTACCGAATTGTAAACgtctaaaatataatattttgattGATTTGTTATTTTGTTGGAACTTAGCCACTAAAGAAGTATGGTCTCAAATCGTGAGCAAGCCATGCACCTAAAAGACCATACCCAAACTTAATAGCAGCAACACTTAGCCTTTTCCAAAATCCTGTGCGGGTGTCACAACCATACGCGCAACAATGACGGCTCATAGATGTACAACCAGTAGAAGTGGCAGAAGCCTATAGCCAATCAACATGTGTGAGGCTCTACCCATACAGCTCCCACGATTATCAATCGTGTAGGAGACAAATAATACAAAAGGACAGTGACGTGTAGTCAATCAGTGTGCGCCATTCATTGCTCCATGATCTCCACTCACGGCTGATGACATACTCGACAACAAGTACACTCGGCAGGCCACGTGGCACCAACCACTGTGCGCCAGCATCCTTCCACCTCTGCAAACACTAACTGTCGTGTCAGTAGGGACAAACCGAATATTCCTTGTTGGAGACGTTCGACCCAAGGACCATTGGCCCAATTCCTTCTTCACACTCTTCGGCTATaagcctataaataccaaccTTCAACCAAAGGTTTAAGGATCTGATTCATCTCcctctcactcttaacacacactCGGTTTATTATTCTTAAGaccatacttattctcacgtcggagggTAGTTATGAGAAGAACCCTCACCTCTCCTTCTCGTAACGAATTTCATGGTGTTTTATTTTGTAGATCGCTCTAAGCTTTGTGAATCAAAAAGAGATTAGAGTTTAACCCCCTGTCGAGACTACCTCTTTGGTTCAAACCCATGCGGATTAAAACATGTGTTTCTTCGTTAATAAATTCATGTGAATTTACGAACTAAATAAAAAACGACTGATGCAAATTCAAAACCTCAAAATATTGCACCTCAAAACATTTCAATGATTTGACTCAATCAGGTAAAACAAATTCGGAGACCAACCCGGTAAATTATCTCTTATGATATGCATACGATAATACTACGAGGACCAAAAAATTATAGTTCTAGTGAAAAGATGCGGAGCCTGTCACTTATCAAGATGATCTATATAGTTTCATATCATAAATATAGAAATTTGAACGTGTGGTCTTTTATCTAGTCAAGATTATTTGTAGTCTTATATCATTAAAAATGAGATTTGAACTTGAGGTCTTCAGTTGAATATTGAATGTATATTAGACTAGAGAACAATAATTGTAAGTGTACAAATACGATTGCAATATGCATATATGTACTGGGAATGCGTTTACATTGTACACACCCTCTGTGAATTACATTGTACGCCCCGTTTGCGGTGTACACATGTGTGGGCCCtcggatggggggggggggggtttaacgttattttactaatttcgtgtaACTAACGTTAAAAGCGCGCGCgcgcgcgggggggggggggggagggaggGAGTTGATCATGCATCATgtagtggcgttgatagccgaaagacaatagggtacatgcactaatcggcctttttATCGAGAGTTATGCGTCTTATGTCcgaggcttgatacaaaactactataGAGCTAGGAGTTTCACTGGAAGCAGCGTCTCTATTCCTATGGGATGGAGGTAAGACaatctacatcttaccctcctcaaacCCCATCTTATACTGACATTTAATGAGTATGTTGATGATGAATTTAGAAAACATGAATGTTTTTGAGATTGTACTAGAATAGTGACCATATGAAATATTGTCGGTTATTGTATAGTCAAGTAAAAAAATAGAGTATTAAACGATCGAGTCAACCCTTCCTAACCCAAACCCATATAATGTAAACAAAATATGGACTATGGAGAGAGAAGGTGACAAGCATGCAAAAGTTTGTCGAGCTGTTTTTATTTTCAAACGAGGAAATATATTTTGTATATATGTACATATTTGCTTGTCCTCGTGTGGCAACACATGGGTTTATGGCTCCTTGAATTTAGCCACCCACCTTGAAAACCATTACTCATTTTTTATAAACATGGCCTTGCACCATAAAGTAACTACTCTTTTTATGTTTGTGTGTGCGATGGGATGTATACACAAATCCACACACTCATGTATATGCATTGCAATTCGTGTACCATCATGATTTCTTTTGAACAAAGTGTTACATATCACATATATTAATATTTAAAACCCATTAATCGACGATATATTGTTTACGTTGGGTTTAACACTTAACTTTACTTTAGATATCATCATATATACTTacgataaacttaaaaaaaatgtaCAAGTCAATTCATACATTTTTATGTACAATATACAATACTTTGTAAGCAAGTAGCAACATTGTAATCTTAACTTAATTAACACTAATCTTATATTTTACCCCTATATACTACTTGATTTGTATCATACATGCTGACGAGTAGGTGtttaatatgtttttttaaaGGTGTGAGTTATTCGCTAATGTCGGGAGGTTTAGCACACGTTGTCTTAATCGggtccgcgctagagagcccTCTCGCACAATAGATCGTtaatttaaacccctcaatgagaaacccctatcacccagactcgaactttagacctggAGAGGAAAACTCACCCGGACTCAACATAGGTGGAACTTAAATTAATGTGGTCACCACTAGAGCACTAGTAATGGTTAGGTGTTTAATATGTGTTTAGTGCTAGTTTCTCTCTAAGATTTAGGTTTTAAAAATTTTATTATATTCTCTCTAAGATTTAGGTTTTAAGAATTTTATCTGAAATTGTGTGAAATCTAATTTTATTTTCTGTGCTTTTGTTCTACGTCTCAGAATTAGTGAATACTATGTGGAAACGTAGGATTATACCATGTCGATACTGATATTATTTGATTGAAATTGGTTTGTTTTTGTCACACCACCCGACACTcactatacaaaaaaaaaaaaaaaattagtttgaATACAACTTCATTTCTAACATTGTTCTTTCATAATTGGTTCGgtttaaaaaaacattaaagTTCAAATAATACTAATACCAATACCATGTTAATTTGATTGgaatcatttcatttcatcaTGAAACCAATTTTTGTATAGTTTacgataacaaaaaaaaaaaaaaaaaaaaaaaaaaaaaacttattttgaATAGAATTTCATTTCCAGCATTATTACTCTCACATGCTGGAAATTAAAATTACGAATGTTCTTACACAATTATATATAAGGATTAGTAAGATTTATCTCGAACATAGCGGATCTAGAAATTTTTCCAGGTGTTCCTTTTTGTAGATTTTCACCAATcctcactaatttttttttttcaaatcatacaaggtttccattaaatatttttccatttttttccAAACCGATGGGGTTCCTGTGAGCCCCCCAAAACCCTATGGATCCGCCCCTGTATTTTCATAATTTAACAACCAAAATGCTTATGCGAACATTATTGAGGGTTGAAAAAAAGTTATGTatgataaaataaaataaaattatgacataaaaaaataaaacgtattttgttataaatattagtaaatttatgttatttgacatatatttaatttccaaaaacaaATTTCATTATATTAACATGTTACTTTCCGCCTacaccgagtactctcaactcacCGGTCGACCGACTAGAAAGCGTCTAGCGACTTTTACGACCAGAACCAGACCAAAAGCCTAAAACCGGTTTTTCTATACCAGGTTGTAGCATACCTGGTTCCATACTGGATAGTGCCACATATAATCCATTTATTTATcattttgtttaaaatttaccAATGAAATGCATTTAGATTGAATAATAAAGTCAAACTTGGTTATACCAGGTTATATCATACCCGGTTTCATACCCAACCAAATAAGGCTATAGGGTATGGGTACCGTCCCCCATTCCGTCGAGCTCCGGCGATGCCGGCAGACCACGCCGCCCCCCTCCCGTCCCGTCCTCAGCGGCAGCATCTGGACGTTGGCGACGATCCAATCTGGTGGGCCCCCTCCCCAAAATCTAGGGTTTTATTTTCGATTTTAACGGCAAAATTCAACTGATTTGCAGACTTATTGTTAGCCGTATACACTCAGGATTAGATCCAGTTTCTGTTACTGAGCTTATCCAGGTACGTATTTAGCTTTCGGTCGGTTTTATGTTTAGATTTGGGGAAAGTGAAGTTTTACTTGTCGGTTAGTGGATTGATTTGAGTTTAATGAAATGTTAGGGTTTTTGTTTATGTAAATTTAGGTTAAAGTGTTGTGATCTTGATATGGATGATTTTTCTCAAGTAGTGGTGTTCATATTTTCAGTTAGGTTTTTTTTCGGTTATGATTTCGGTTCGATTTCAGTTAATTCTTTATCTAAACAATCTGTGATTAATTGTTCATGAAAtcggtttttgaaacaaaaatgtTGTTTGCTAGTATTTTTGTAATATATGATGGAATATTGGATATAGTTTTTGAGTAAAGGATGTACTTTTATATGATTATTGGTGTGTCATGTGTGCATATGATTGTGCTTTGTATGAATCGTAAATCATAACTGTCATACTGTTATGTTGGTCAAATTGCTGT
The Helianthus annuus cultivar XRQ/B chromosome 6, HanXRQr2.0-SUNRISE, whole genome shotgun sequence genome window above contains:
- the LOC110863755 gene encoding uncharacterized protein LOC110863755, giving the protein MSRVLLISSSCVLVLLLCFSQECLCSGRHLRSIDDHAMDVDKAKLPSHSTIKGFGNKPLTVHDELDHKMNEDEYQKQKGDGSKHKKDMIKDQKVKKVKEVDPKSITFRVPVEHQKIHQQPGFNLDYSPPKTHPPSHN